In Lachnospiraceae bacterium, one DNA window encodes the following:
- a CDS encoding glycerate kinase, with product MKFVLIPDSFKGTLSSEQICEIAKEKVEKHFPGAETACVPVADGGEGSVDAFITALGGSKVTVKVKNPYFEDMDSYYGLINEGKTAVIEMASCAGLPLVEDRKNPRKTTTYGVGQLILAAAESGVEKIIVGLGGSSTNDGGCGAAAAVGVKFYDKDGKEFVPTGGTTADICKIDLSGKAEILNKVEIVTMCDIDNPMYGPTGASHIFGPQKGADEAMVLELDEGIKNLSRAITEAIGKDISEVPGTGAAGAMGAGMIAFFGSRLQMGIQTVLDTVKFDEMISDADYIITGEGKLDSQSLRGKVVIGIAERAKKQDKNVIAVVGGADDAEIDKAYEMGVTAVFPINRLPQDFSISRHHSKENLAYTVDNVLRLIAAK from the coding sequence ATGAAATTTGTTCTCATTCCTGATTCCTTTAAGGGAACTTTAAGTTCTGAGCAGATCTGCGAGATCGCAAAGGAAAAAGTAGAAAAACATTTTCCTGGAGCTGAAACAGCCTGCGTTCCTGTAGCAGACGGCGGCGAAGGCTCTGTAGATGCATTTATTACCGCTTTAGGTGGCAGCAAGGTAACTGTAAAGGTTAAAAACCCATATTTTGAAGATATGGATTCCTACTATGGCCTGATCAATGAAGGCAAGACCGCAGTGATCGAAATGGCTTCCTGTGCAGGACTTCCATTAGTAGAAGACCGCAAGAATCCGAGAAAAACAACTACATATGGTGTTGGACAGCTGATCCTGGCAGCAGCTGAAAGCGGTGTGGAAAAGATTATTGTAGGATTGGGCGGATCCAGTACCAATGACGGTGGCTGCGGTGCAGCAGCAGCAGTTGGCGTTAAATTCTATGACAAAGACGGAAAGGAATTCGTTCCAACCGGCGGAACTACCGCAGATATCTGTAAGATCGACTTAAGCGGCAAGGCAGAGATCTTAAATAAAGTTGAGATCGTTACCATGTGTGATATTGACAACCCAATGTACGGGCCAACCGGCGCATCCCACATCTTCGGACCGCAGAAGGGCGCTGATGAGGCAATGGTACTGGAGCTGGATGAAGGTATCAAGAATTTAAGCCGTGCTATTACAGAAGCAATTGGCAAAGACATCAGTGAAGTTCCGGGAACCGGCGCAGCAGGCGCTATGGGCGCAGGCATGATCGCTTTCTTTGGCTCCCGTCTGCAGATGGGCATCCAGACGGTTCTGGACACTGTAAAGTTTGATGAAATGATCAGTGATGCTGATTACATTATCACCGGTGAAGGAAAGCTGGATTCCCAGAGTCTTCGCGGCAAAGTTGTGATCGGTATTGCAGAGCGTGCAAAGAAACAGGATAAAAATGTGATCGCTGTTGTAGGCGGTGCAGATGATGCAGAGATCGATAAGGCATACGAAATGGGTGTAACTGCCGTATTCCCTATCAACCGTTTGCCTCAGGACTTCTCCATAAGCCGTCATCACAGCAAGGAGAACCTGGCTTATACAGTAGATAACGTTTTAAGACTGATCGCTGCAAAATAA
- a CDS encoding 2-keto-3-deoxygluconate permease, whose translation MNILKSVKKIPGGLMVVPLLLGAIINTFFGGTIWTMFDGTFTTYLWKSGAMPILAVFIFCNATTINFKKAGVTVYKGVVITAVKVGVGIIIGLICGKLFGEAGFLGLSTLAIVGALANSNGGLYAALAGEYGDATDVGAVSILSINDGPFFTMVALGAAGVAKIPMSVLVGCIIPVIVGCIMGNLDEDIRKFCEPGASMLIPFFAFPLGAGLNIMNLIKAGGPGILLGVGCTLITGLVGYLVYKLLRMDHPEVGGAIGTTAGNAAATPASVAAVDATLLAVSEAATAQITAAIIVTAICCPILVSWLHKLEDKRRAAK comes from the coding sequence ATGAACATTCTGAAAAGCGTGAAAAAAATTCCTGGTGGTTTAATGGTAGTTCCGTTGCTGTTAGGTGCAATTATTAATACATTTTTTGGCGGTACGATCTGGACCATGTTTGATGGTACATTTACTACATACCTTTGGAAATCAGGTGCAATGCCGATCCTGGCAGTGTTCATTTTCTGTAATGCAACAACCATCAACTTCAAAAAAGCAGGCGTTACCGTTTATAAAGGCGTTGTAATTACCGCTGTTAAAGTTGGTGTTGGTATTATCATTGGTCTGATCTGTGGTAAGCTGTTTGGCGAAGCAGGTTTCCTGGGACTGTCCACACTGGCGATCGTAGGTGCCCTGGCAAACTCCAATGGTGGTCTGTACGCAGCATTAGCTGGTGAGTATGGTGATGCAACAGACGTAGGTGCTGTTTCTATCCTTTCTATCAACGATGGTCCTTTCTTTACCATGGTAGCTTTAGGTGCTGCTGGTGTTGCAAAGATCCCAATGTCCGTACTTGTAGGCTGTATCATTCCTGTAATCGTTGGCTGTATCATGGGTAACTTAGATGAAGACATCCGCAAGTTCTGCGAACCAGGTGCTTCTATGCTGATCCCATTTTTCGCATTCCCTCTGGGCGCTGGCTTAAACATCATGAACCTGATCAAGGCAGGTGGCCCTGGAATCCTTTTAGGTGTTGGCTGTACTCTTATTACAGGTCTGGTTGGATACCTTGTATACAAGCTGTTAAGAATGGATCATCCGGAAGTTGGTGGTGCTATTGGTACAACAGCAGGAAATGCAGCAGCAACTCCTGCATCTGTAGCAGCTGTAGATGCAACCTTACTTGCAGTATCTGAAGCAGCAACTGCCCAGATTACTGCAGCTATCATCGTAACCGCTATCTGCTGCCCGATTCTTGTATCATGGCTCCATAAGCTTGAGGATAAGCGCAGAGCAGCAAAATAA
- the pdxA gene encoding 4-hydroxythreonine-4-phosphate dehydrogenase PdxA, giving the protein MGDPASIGPEITVKAFADKSLYDLCNPVVVGDASVMEAALPVVGHTEMKINAIKDVSEAKYEYGTIDVLDMGLVDMAQLKRGEVSAMCGDAAFKYVTKVIELAMDKKVDATVTNAFNKEAVNLAGHHYSGHTEIYADMTGTKNYTMMLAHENLRVVHVSTHVSLREACDRVKKQRVLDVIRIADKACKDLGIKEPKIGVAGLNPHSGEHGLFGREEIDEIIPAIEAAKAEGINADGPVPPDTVFSKARGGWYDIVVAMYHDQGHIPLKVVGFVYNHEKKAWDAVAGVNITLGLPIIRVSVDHGTAFDQAGTGKASELSLRNSIEYAVMFANNKK; this is encoded by the coding sequence ATGGGGGATCCGGCCAGCATCGGACCGGAGATCACCGTAAAAGCATTTGCAGATAAGTCTTTATATGACCTGTGCAACCCGGTAGTAGTAGGCGATGCCAGCGTAATGGAAGCAGCACTTCCGGTCGTAGGACATACAGAAATGAAGATCAATGCCATTAAAGATGTTTCAGAGGCAAAATATGAATACGGGACCATTGATGTGCTGGATATGGGGCTGGTTGATATGGCACAGTTAAAAAGAGGGGAAGTTTCCGCTATGTGCGGAGATGCCGCTTTTAAATATGTAACAAAGGTCATTGAACTGGCTATGGATAAAAAGGTAGACGCTACTGTTACCAATGCATTTAATAAAGAAGCAGTAAATCTTGCAGGACATCATTATTCCGGACATACAGAGATCTACGCAGATATGACCGGAACTAAGAACTATACTATGATGCTGGCGCATGAAAATTTACGTGTAGTCCATGTTTCTACCCATGTTTCCCTGCGTGAAGCCTGTGACCGCGTAAAGAAGCAGCGTGTATTAGATGTGATCCGTATTGCGGATAAGGCATGTAAGGATCTGGGCATTAAGGAGCCAAAGATCGGCGTAGCTGGTTTAAACCCACACAGTGGTGAACACGGTTTGTTTGGAAGAGAAGAGATCGATGAGATCATCCCTGCAATTGAGGCAGCAAAGGCAGAAGGCATCAATGCAGACGGACCTGTACCGCCGGATACAGTATTTTCCAAGGCAAGAGGCGGCTGGTACGACATTGTAGTTGCCATGTACCATGACCAGGGCCACATCCCGTTAAAGGTAGTAGGCTTTGTATACAATCATGAGAAGAAAGCGTGGGATGCAGTGGCTGGTGTAAACATTACCTTAGGACTGCCCATCATCAGAGTATCTGTAGACCACGGAACTGCATTTGACCAGGCTGGAACCGGTAAGGCAAGTGAATTAAGTCTTAGAAATTCTATTGAATATGCAGTCATGTTTGCAAAT